One window of the Nothobranchius furzeri strain GRZ-AD chromosome 3, NfurGRZ-RIMD1, whole genome shotgun sequence genome contains the following:
- the plch2b gene encoding 1-phosphatidylinositol 4,5-bisphosphate phosphodiesterase eta-2 isoform X2: protein MGLESWRPAMNISPAMAPQSLGVSSSPQLSSLSPKKTTFQPLGSVSSGMFSPSLAKRSPRQAKPASSPKNSPSHSIMSSPKLWQKASISRLAEEFFWIGGSVVAQPKWRLGQIVERCMCTMQTGTQMTKLKGKKNGLVRFFYLDEHKSCIRWRPSKKHDRAKISIDSIHEVCEGKKSEIFRRYAESRFNPNCCFSIYYGDRVKSLDLVSTFAEEARTWISGLKYLMAGISDEDSLARRQRTRDQWLQQTFSEADKNGDGALSIGEVHQLLHKLNVNLPKQKVREMFQEADSDEIQGSLTFDEFCSFFKIISTRRDLYLIMISYSNQKEVLDLHDLARFLETEQKMRGLTREHLVDIVSKFEPCPENLQHMVLGIDGFTNYMRSPAGDIFNPEHNQVNHDMTQPLSNYFIATSHNTYLTGDQLLSQSRVEMYSYVLQAGCRCVEVDCWDGQDGEPIIHHGYTLTSKILFKDVIETINKYAFTKSQYPVILSIENHCSVPQQKKMAEYLREILQDKLDLSNVNVHECKKLPSPEILKGKVLVKGKKLPANLDPEAEEGDVSDEDTDNEEEEEEEYITENNLQDENSIMFKQPKQKRCFGRSILRSFKRKRKKGARVKNKALSDGESDYSSSRERTQIVYHPKKRKTMRLSRALSDLVKYTKSVRVHEIETQGFASSWQVSSLNETVMNQILLLKPGELVRLNQRQLLRVYPSNFRVDSSNFNPQAYWNAGCHMVAMNYQTEGQMLEVYRAKFLSNGNCGYILKPKCMIKGVFNPVQEDPLPGHKKTQLVLKIISGQQLPKPKDSMFGDRGEIIDPFVEVEIIGLPVDCSKQQTRVVDDNGFNPMWEETLVFNIQMPQIALVRFQVWDHDPIGRDFIGQRTVALTSMMPGYRHVYLDGMAESSVFVHVSIHDLAGKMKPAHAVQAARKHIQKAAQKHMRGHPRCSSQENSVLSSEDGRPLWIFKDVDTFSQDSKNGEMAPLAQGPAAKAAVHKGAISEPVRRAHRVKIHEAPEARRGFFSRMSSTDSHHSGTAPCVKQESFDLDTPPHLPCAESSALDSQSQTDYIDLAEQLNCSEQQVGRRFEPDQPELPEEPEPEQDLSTQPEQHPDAHPHPVLQSDIVPQPKVNFLSLIPPSSPARVRRTLEAPLPVLPSTPVRTKAHSCSCSQKLTTSPQTPAVTRKPAFHQQTQQAHSYGSYGNKMSHVPNGLCLSDSNSSDGSTDSLEFVASDLPGWAEQQEGTLQREMKALFNQKMRDIRCKSPLFLDAEDSD, encoded by the exons ATGGGACTGGAGAGCTGGAGACCAGCGATGAACATCAGCCCAGCGATGGCTCCACAGTCTCTCGGGGTGAGCAGCAGTCCTCAGCTGTCCTCTCTGTCACCTAAGAAGACCACCTTTCAGCCTTTGGGGTCTGTTTCATCAGGAATGTTCTCCCCCTCATTGGCTAAGCGCTCCCCCAGACAGGCCAAGCCAGCCTCAAGCCCCAAGAATTCACCCTCCCACTCCATCATGAGCTCGCCTAAACTTTGGCAGAAAGCGTCCATCTCCAGGCTGGCTGAGGAATTCTTCTGGATTGGCGGCAGCGTGGTTGCACAGCCGAAATGGAGACTTGGTCAGATAG TGGAGAGGTGCATGTGCACCATGCAGACTGGCACCCAGATGACCAAACTAAAGGGGAAAAAGAACGGACTGGTCCGTTTTTTCTACCTGGACGAACACAAGTCCTGCATCCGATGGCGGCCTTCAAAGAAGCACGACAGGGCTAAAA TTTCCATAGATTCCATCCATGAGGTCTGTGAGGGGAAAAAGTCTGAGATCTTCAGGCGATATGCAGAAAGTCGTTTCAACCCAAACTGCTGCTTCAGTATTTACTACGGGGATCGAGTCAAGTCCCTGGACCTGGTCTCCACCTTCGCCGAGGAGGCCCGCACCTGGATCAGCGGGCTGAAATAcctcatggctggaatcagtgatGAGGACAGTTTGGCTCGCAGACAGCGCACTCGTGATCA GTGGTTACAGCAGACTTTCTCAGAGGCTGACAAGAACGGAGACGGGGCCTTGAGCATTGGAGAGGTTCACCAGCTGCTCCACAAGCTCAATGTGAATTTACCCAAACAGAAAGTCAGGGAAATGTTTCAG GAAGCAGACTCGGATGAGATCCAGGGCTCTCTGACCTTTGATGAGTTCTGCTCCTTCTTTAAGATCATTTCCACACGCAGAGACCTCTACCTGATCATGATCTCCTACAGCAATCAGAAAGAAGTATTAGATCTACACGACCTCGCACGCTTTTTGGAAACTGAACAAAAG ATGCGAGGTCTGACCAGGGAGCATCTAGTTGACATTGTTTCTAAGTTTGAGCCGTGTCCTGAGAACCTCCAACACATGGTCCTGGGTATTGATG GTTTCACCAACTATATGAGAAGTCCTGCTGGTGATATCTTCAACCCTGAGCACAATCAGGTCAACCATGACATGACGCAGCCTCTCTCTAATTACTTCATTGCTACATCACACAACACCTACCTGACTGGAGACCAGCTGCTGTCTCAGTCAAGGGTGGAGATGTATTCTTATGTCCTGCAGGCAGGCTGTCGCTGTGTTGAGG TGGACTGTTGGGATGGACAAGATGGAGAACCTATTATCCATCATGGCTACACTTTGACATCCAAAATTCTCTTCAAAGACGTTATTGAAACAATTAACAAATACGCCTTCACTAAGTCACA GTACCCGGTGATCTTGTCCATAGAGAACCATTGTAGTGTTCCTCAACAGAAGAAGATGGCTGAATATCTGAGAGAGATACTGCAGGACAAACTGGATCTGTCCAATGTCAACGTGCATGAATGCAAAAAGCTGCCTTCACCTGAGATCTTAAAGGGAAAAGTTTTAGTCAAG ggaaagaagctgcctgcaAACCTGGATCCCgaagctgaggagggtgatgtgtCTGATGAAGACACTGacaatgaggaagaggaggaggaggagtacatCACTGAGAACAACCTACAG GATGAGAACAGCATCATGTTTAAGCAGCCCAAACAGAAAAGATGTTTTGGACGATCAATTTTGAGAAGCTTCAAACGAAAG AGAAAAAAGGGAGCACGTGTGAAGAACAAGGCTCTGTCTGATGGTGAATCTGATTATAGCAGCAGCCGAGAGCGGACTCAAATCGTTTACCATCCCAA AAAGAGGAAAACAATGAGGCTGTCCAGAGCTCTGTCTGACTTGGTGAAGTACACAAAATCTGTTCGTGTACATGAAATAGAAACTCAAG GCTTTGCGAGCAGCTGGCAGGTATCCTCTCTAAACGAGACTGTAATGAACCAGATTTTGTTACTTAAACCCGGCGAGCTGGTGCGCTTGAACCAGCGCCAGCTCCTAAGAGTCTACCCATCAAATTTCAGAGTGGACTCAAGCAACTTCAACCCACAGGCATATTGGAACGCAGGATGCCACATGG TTGCAATGAATTACCAAACAGAAGGTCAAATGCTGGAAGTGTACCGAGCCAAGTTTTTAAGCAATGGAAACTGTGGATATATTCTGAAGCCTAAGTGCATGATTAAAG GTGTCTTTAACCCAGTGCAGGAGGATCCTCTACCAGGACACAAAAAGACTCAGCTGGTGCTAAAAATCATCAGTGGACAGCAACTTCCCAAACCTAAAGACTCCATGTttggggacagaggagag ATCATTGATCCCTTTGTTGAAGTTGAGATTATTGGCCTACCAGTTGATTGCTCCAAACAGCAGACCAGAGTAGTGGATGACAATG GCTTCAACCCAATGTGGGAGGAGACGCTTGTCTTCAACATTCAGATGCCGCAGATTGCCCTGGTGAGGTTCCAGGTGTGGGATCACGATCCTATTGGACGAGATTTCATCGGACAGAGAACGGTGGCTCTCACCAGCATGATGCCAG GTTATCGACATGTCTACCTGGACGGGATGGCAGAGTCGTCAGTCTTTGTTCACGTTTCTATCCACGATCTAGCAGGAAAG ATGAAACCTGCTCATGCAGTGCAAGCAGCCAGGAAACACATccaaaaagcagctcagaagcacaTGAGGGGCCATCCAAGATGTTCATCTCAAGAAAATTCGGTCCTGTCCTCAGAGGACGGACGTCCTCTGTGGATTTTCAAGGATGTGGACACATTTTCGCAAGACAGCAAGAATGGGGAGATGGCCCCTCTTGCACAGGGGCCAGCAGCCAAGGCTGCTGTTCATAAAGGGGCCATAAGCGAACCAGTGAGGCGAGCTCACAGAGTTAAgattcatgaagctccagaggcaAGGAGGGGCTTCTTCAGCCGGATGTCTTCTACAGATTCCCATCACAGTGGGACTGCTCCCTGTGTTAAACAGGAAAGCTTTGACCTCGACACCCCTCCCCATCTCCCGTGTGCTGAAAGTTCTGCTCTGGACAGCCAGAGTCAAACTGATTACATAGATTTGGCTGAACAGTTAAACTGTTCTGAGCAGCAGGTGGGGAGGAGATTTGAGCCAGATCAGCCTGAGCTTCCagaggaaccagaaccagaacaggaCCTTTCGACTCAACCAGAGCAGCATCCCGATGCTCACCCTCACCCTGTCCTCCAATCAGACATCGTGCCTCAGCCCAAAGTAAATTTTTTATCTCTTATCCCGCCATCATCCCCCGCCAGAGTCAGACGGACCTTAGAGGCTCCCCTTCCAGTCCTTCCATCCACCCCAGTACGGACAAAAGCTCACTCATGCAGCTGCTCTCAAAAACTGACTACCTCTCCTCAGACGCCGGCAGTGACTCGCAAGCCTGCTTTCCATCAGCAAACCCAACAAGCTCACAGCTACGGCAGCTATGGCAACAAGATGAGTCACGTACCCAACGGTCTGTGTCTGTCTGACAGCAACTCCAGTGACGGGAGCACAGACAGCCTGGAGTTtgtagcctccgatttgccaggctGGGCAGAGCAACAGGAGGGTACCCTGCAGAGGGAGATGAAGgccctgtttaaccagaagatgagAGACATCAGATGTAAATCTCCACTTTTTCTAGATG ccGAAGATTCTGACTGA
- the plch2b gene encoding 1-phosphatidylinositol 4,5-bisphosphate phosphodiesterase eta-2 isoform X1 — translation MGLESWRPAMNISPAMAPQSLGVSSSPQLSSLSPKKTTFQPLGSVSSGMFSPSLAKRSPRQAKPASSPKNSPSHSIMSSPKLWQKASISRLAEEFFWIGGSVVAQPKWRLGQIVERCMCTMQTGTQMTKLKGKKNGLVRFFYLDEHKSCIRWRPSKKHDRAKISIDSIHEVCEGKKSEIFRRYAESRFNPNCCFSIYYGDRVKSLDLVSTFAEEARTWISGLKYLMAGISDEDSLARRQRTRDQWLQQTFSEADKNGDGALSIGEVHQLLHKLNVNLPKQKVREMFQEADSDEIQGSLTFDEFCSFFKIISTRRDLYLIMISYSNQKEVLDLHDLARFLETEQKMRGLTREHLVDIVSKFEPCPENLQHMVLGIDGFTNYMRSPAGDIFNPEHNQVNHDMTQPLSNYFIATSHNTYLTGDQLLSQSRVEMYSYVLQAGCRCVEVDCWDGQDGEPIIHHGYTLTSKILFKDVIETINKYAFTKSQYPVILSIENHCSVPQQKKMAEYLREILQDKLDLSNVNVHECKKLPSPEILKGKVLVKGKKLPANLDPEAEEGDVSDEDTDNEEEEEEEYITENNLQDENSIMFKQPKQKRCFGRSILRSFKRKRKKGARVKNKALSDGESDYSSSRERTQIVYHPKKRKTMRLSRALSDLVKYTKSVRVHEIETQGFASSWQVSSLNETVMNQILLLKPGELVRLNQRQLLRVYPSNFRVDSSNFNPQAYWNAGCHMVAMNYQTEGQMLEVYRAKFLSNGNCGYILKPKCMIKGTNTTECIWLGSSCESCKHNNFFSGVFNPVQEDPLPGHKKTQLVLKIISGQQLPKPKDSMFGDRGEIIDPFVEVEIIGLPVDCSKQQTRVVDDNGFNPMWEETLVFNIQMPQIALVRFQVWDHDPIGRDFIGQRTVALTSMMPGYRHVYLDGMAESSVFVHVSIHDLAGKMKPAHAVQAARKHIQKAAQKHMRGHPRCSSQENSVLSSEDGRPLWIFKDVDTFSQDSKNGEMAPLAQGPAAKAAVHKGAISEPVRRAHRVKIHEAPEARRGFFSRMSSTDSHHSGTAPCVKQESFDLDTPPHLPCAESSALDSQSQTDYIDLAEQLNCSEQQVGRRFEPDQPELPEEPEPEQDLSTQPEQHPDAHPHPVLQSDIVPQPKVNFLSLIPPSSPARVRRTLEAPLPVLPSTPVRTKAHSCSCSQKLTTSPQTPAVTRKPAFHQQTQQAHSYGSYGNKMSHVPNGLCLSDSNSSDGSTDSLEFVASDLPGWAEQQEGTLQREMKALFNQKMRDIRCKSPLFLDAEDSD, via the exons ATGGGACTGGAGAGCTGGAGACCAGCGATGAACATCAGCCCAGCGATGGCTCCACAGTCTCTCGGGGTGAGCAGCAGTCCTCAGCTGTCCTCTCTGTCACCTAAGAAGACCACCTTTCAGCCTTTGGGGTCTGTTTCATCAGGAATGTTCTCCCCCTCATTGGCTAAGCGCTCCCCCAGACAGGCCAAGCCAGCCTCAAGCCCCAAGAATTCACCCTCCCACTCCATCATGAGCTCGCCTAAACTTTGGCAGAAAGCGTCCATCTCCAGGCTGGCTGAGGAATTCTTCTGGATTGGCGGCAGCGTGGTTGCACAGCCGAAATGGAGACTTGGTCAGATAG TGGAGAGGTGCATGTGCACCATGCAGACTGGCACCCAGATGACCAAACTAAAGGGGAAAAAGAACGGACTGGTCCGTTTTTTCTACCTGGACGAACACAAGTCCTGCATCCGATGGCGGCCTTCAAAGAAGCACGACAGGGCTAAAA TTTCCATAGATTCCATCCATGAGGTCTGTGAGGGGAAAAAGTCTGAGATCTTCAGGCGATATGCAGAAAGTCGTTTCAACCCAAACTGCTGCTTCAGTATTTACTACGGGGATCGAGTCAAGTCCCTGGACCTGGTCTCCACCTTCGCCGAGGAGGCCCGCACCTGGATCAGCGGGCTGAAATAcctcatggctggaatcagtgatGAGGACAGTTTGGCTCGCAGACAGCGCACTCGTGATCA GTGGTTACAGCAGACTTTCTCAGAGGCTGACAAGAACGGAGACGGGGCCTTGAGCATTGGAGAGGTTCACCAGCTGCTCCACAAGCTCAATGTGAATTTACCCAAACAGAAAGTCAGGGAAATGTTTCAG GAAGCAGACTCGGATGAGATCCAGGGCTCTCTGACCTTTGATGAGTTCTGCTCCTTCTTTAAGATCATTTCCACACGCAGAGACCTCTACCTGATCATGATCTCCTACAGCAATCAGAAAGAAGTATTAGATCTACACGACCTCGCACGCTTTTTGGAAACTGAACAAAAG ATGCGAGGTCTGACCAGGGAGCATCTAGTTGACATTGTTTCTAAGTTTGAGCCGTGTCCTGAGAACCTCCAACACATGGTCCTGGGTATTGATG GTTTCACCAACTATATGAGAAGTCCTGCTGGTGATATCTTCAACCCTGAGCACAATCAGGTCAACCATGACATGACGCAGCCTCTCTCTAATTACTTCATTGCTACATCACACAACACCTACCTGACTGGAGACCAGCTGCTGTCTCAGTCAAGGGTGGAGATGTATTCTTATGTCCTGCAGGCAGGCTGTCGCTGTGTTGAGG TGGACTGTTGGGATGGACAAGATGGAGAACCTATTATCCATCATGGCTACACTTTGACATCCAAAATTCTCTTCAAAGACGTTATTGAAACAATTAACAAATACGCCTTCACTAAGTCACA GTACCCGGTGATCTTGTCCATAGAGAACCATTGTAGTGTTCCTCAACAGAAGAAGATGGCTGAATATCTGAGAGAGATACTGCAGGACAAACTGGATCTGTCCAATGTCAACGTGCATGAATGCAAAAAGCTGCCTTCACCTGAGATCTTAAAGGGAAAAGTTTTAGTCAAG ggaaagaagctgcctgcaAACCTGGATCCCgaagctgaggagggtgatgtgtCTGATGAAGACACTGacaatgaggaagaggaggaggaggagtacatCACTGAGAACAACCTACAG GATGAGAACAGCATCATGTTTAAGCAGCCCAAACAGAAAAGATGTTTTGGACGATCAATTTTGAGAAGCTTCAAACGAAAG AGAAAAAAGGGAGCACGTGTGAAGAACAAGGCTCTGTCTGATGGTGAATCTGATTATAGCAGCAGCCGAGAGCGGACTCAAATCGTTTACCATCCCAA AAAGAGGAAAACAATGAGGCTGTCCAGAGCTCTGTCTGACTTGGTGAAGTACACAAAATCTGTTCGTGTACATGAAATAGAAACTCAAG GCTTTGCGAGCAGCTGGCAGGTATCCTCTCTAAACGAGACTGTAATGAACCAGATTTTGTTACTTAAACCCGGCGAGCTGGTGCGCTTGAACCAGCGCCAGCTCCTAAGAGTCTACCCATCAAATTTCAGAGTGGACTCAAGCAACTTCAACCCACAGGCATATTGGAACGCAGGATGCCACATGG TTGCAATGAATTACCAAACAGAAGGTCAAATGCTGGAAGTGTACCGAGCCAAGTTTTTAAGCAATGGAAACTGTGGATATATTCTGAAGCCTAAGTGCATGATTAAAGGTACCAACACTACAGAATGCATATGGTTAGGCTCTTCATGTGAGAGTTGTAAACATAATAATTTCTTCTCAGGTGTCTTTAACCCAGTGCAGGAGGATCCTCTACCAGGACACAAAAAGACTCAGCTGGTGCTAAAAATCATCAGTGGACAGCAACTTCCCAAACCTAAAGACTCCATGTttggggacagaggagag ATCATTGATCCCTTTGTTGAAGTTGAGATTATTGGCCTACCAGTTGATTGCTCCAAACAGCAGACCAGAGTAGTGGATGACAATG GCTTCAACCCAATGTGGGAGGAGACGCTTGTCTTCAACATTCAGATGCCGCAGATTGCCCTGGTGAGGTTCCAGGTGTGGGATCACGATCCTATTGGACGAGATTTCATCGGACAGAGAACGGTGGCTCTCACCAGCATGATGCCAG GTTATCGACATGTCTACCTGGACGGGATGGCAGAGTCGTCAGTCTTTGTTCACGTTTCTATCCACGATCTAGCAGGAAAG ATGAAACCTGCTCATGCAGTGCAAGCAGCCAGGAAACACATccaaaaagcagctcagaagcacaTGAGGGGCCATCCAAGATGTTCATCTCAAGAAAATTCGGTCCTGTCCTCAGAGGACGGACGTCCTCTGTGGATTTTCAAGGATGTGGACACATTTTCGCAAGACAGCAAGAATGGGGAGATGGCCCCTCTTGCACAGGGGCCAGCAGCCAAGGCTGCTGTTCATAAAGGGGCCATAAGCGAACCAGTGAGGCGAGCTCACAGAGTTAAgattcatgaagctccagaggcaAGGAGGGGCTTCTTCAGCCGGATGTCTTCTACAGATTCCCATCACAGTGGGACTGCTCCCTGTGTTAAACAGGAAAGCTTTGACCTCGACACCCCTCCCCATCTCCCGTGTGCTGAAAGTTCTGCTCTGGACAGCCAGAGTCAAACTGATTACATAGATTTGGCTGAACAGTTAAACTGTTCTGAGCAGCAGGTGGGGAGGAGATTTGAGCCAGATCAGCCTGAGCTTCCagaggaaccagaaccagaacaggaCCTTTCGACTCAACCAGAGCAGCATCCCGATGCTCACCCTCACCCTGTCCTCCAATCAGACATCGTGCCTCAGCCCAAAGTAAATTTTTTATCTCTTATCCCGCCATCATCCCCCGCCAGAGTCAGACGGACCTTAGAGGCTCCCCTTCCAGTCCTTCCATCCACCCCAGTACGGACAAAAGCTCACTCATGCAGCTGCTCTCAAAAACTGACTACCTCTCCTCAGACGCCGGCAGTGACTCGCAAGCCTGCTTTCCATCAGCAAACCCAACAAGCTCACAGCTACGGCAGCTATGGCAACAAGATGAGTCACGTACCCAACGGTCTGTGTCTGTCTGACAGCAACTCCAGTGACGGGAGCACAGACAGCCTGGAGTTtgtagcctccgatttgccaggctGGGCAGAGCAACAGGAGGGTACCCTGCAGAGGGAGATGAAGgccctgtttaaccagaagatgagAGACATCAGATGTAAATCTCCACTTTTTCTAGATG ccGAAGATTCTGACTGA
- the si:dkey-183j2.10 gene encoding glutamate receptor U1 — MLFVFFFLSSGVFLNMGGSTVVPSELRITTIKQEPYATTKGTQLEGFCMDLLSEIANKVGFRYKVQLVKDNSYGRQDESGNWNGMIGEVVRGEADLAIAPLTLTAARERAVGMTKPFMQTGISILLRKDISEGAGLFDFLSPFALETWIGVLAAYLGTAACIYIAARLSPCEWSQAQSDKHRFSFLYSLWYTAGALTLQGAGHHPKALSGRVICCSWWLFSIVLMACYFSNLNLSKTPESSRLTVKGFEDLASQDRIEYGCLASSSTLAFFKNSNNPLYRRIYENMERTNSFVSSMDEGIRRAKEGNFAFIGESVSLDLAVARHCELVRAHEVIGMRGYSIAAALGSPIIKNLSVAILQLNEAGELAYLRSKWWASSCISAKAKPSALQPHSLKGMFLVLSLGLGLGTLVAVLELTIKSRRKAAEQQKSCCSVLTEELRLRLRNGDVNKPQENVDKEKA; from the exons atgctgtttgtttttttcttcctgTCTTCTGGGGTTTTCCTGAATATGGGAGGATCTACAGTAG TACCATCTGAGCTGAGAATCACCACGATAAAG CAAGAGCCATATGCAACCACCAAAGGCACTCAGCTGGAGGGTTTCTGCATGGACCTGCTCTCTGAAATAGCCAATAAAGTTGGCTTCAGGTACAAAGTGCAGCTAGTGAAAGACAACTCATATGGAAGGCAAGATGAGAGCGGGAACTGGAATGGGATGATTGGAGAGGTGGTGAGGGGG GAAGCAGACCTTGCCATTGCTCCACTGACTCTCACCGCAGCTAGAGAAAGAGCCGTTGGCATGACCAAGCCTTTCATGCAGACGGGGATCAGCATCTTGCTGAGGAAGGACATCTCAGAAGGAGCTGGCCTTTTTGACTTCCTGTCCCCCTTCGCTCTGGAAACATGGATCGGCGTGCTCGCCGCCTACCTGGGGACTGCTGCTTGCATCTATATTGCTGCCAG ACTCAGCCCATGTGAGTGGAGTCAGGCTCAGAGTGACAAACACAGATTCAGTTTCCTCTACAGCCTGTGGTACACAGCTGGAGCTCTAACTCTACAAG gcgCTGGTCATCACCCCAAAGCCCTATCAGGACGGGTCATTTGCTGCAGCTGGTGGTTATTTTCCATCGTCCTTATGGCTTGTTATTTCTCCAACCTGAACTTGTCTAAGACTCCAGAGTCCAGTCGCTTGACAGTCAAAGGGTTTGAAGACTTGGCCAGTCAGGACAGGATTGAGTACGGCTGCCTGGCCAGCTCTTCAACTCTGGCTTTCTTCAAG AATTCAAACAACCCTTTATATCGCAGAATCTATGAAAACATGGAGAGAACCAATAGTTTCGTGTCATCCATGGATGAGGGCATCAGACGTGCTAAAGAGGGCAACTTTGCTTTTATTGGAGAGTCGGTGTCTTTGGACTTGGCAGTGGCACGTCACTGTGAGCTGGTCAGAGCACATGAAGTCATTGGAATGAGAGGATACAGCATCGCCGCTGCTCTTG GGTCTCCAATCATCAAGAACCTCAGTGTAGCTATCCTTCAGCTGAATGAGGCTGGTGAACTGGCTTATCTGCGGAGCAAGTGGTGGGCTAGCAGCTGCATATCAGCCAAGGCCAAACCTTCAGCTCTGCAGCCACACAGCCTGAAGGGGATGTTCCTGGTTCTGTCTCTGGGCCTTGGGCTGGGGACGCTGGTGGCCGtccttgagctcaccattaagagTCGCAGAAAAGCTGCGGAGCAGCAG AAGTCCTGCTGCTCCGTTCTGACCGAGGAGCTGAGACTGCGCCTCAGGAACGGCGACGTGAACAAACCCCAGGAAAACGTAGACAAAGAAAAAGCATAA